One window from the genome of Mastacembelus armatus chromosome 18, fMasArm1.2, whole genome shotgun sequence encodes:
- the nwd2 gene encoding NACHT and WD repeat domain-containing protein 2, protein MWPSGVGSRQPCPRESALRRAAISGNINALPPHHVPTGRSVRVFICANPDDTEAERNALKEHVYPKLRDFCRENYGIEFQVVDLYWGVDPEEWDSPELQRLRMKLLEECLKTSAGPCFVGLVGEKYGSIRVPGEVESAEFEMILDAAVEAGLDTHILEEWYCRDENSVPPAYYLKPKAQMLKNYQNSMESSSTAKTKNDKAWRNVSEEIKRIFRTAVLQLQEKGTMKTAQAKKFLCSALEDELDFALGKQTPAFLRKCVCYIRKISNFDRFAKLPEMARYMDIVVSGDRVMRNQEAYERLLKVRDEFIPTVVAASNLRVYSSVTHCDMKLGYSQEVESHYVEGLCKQFYEDMVDIIQATVQQNFDTETDPLYDEILQHLSLCKSYAALYEYKTESLDYVQEYLMPPKGSRMSPLVVYGGPCTGKTLLLSEAARQAYTWLQKEMGPETDPVVIVRFIGSSQLSTDLRTLLQSICEQIAINYRCLIHFLPNKIQEMRELLINLLGESSFQRPLVIILDALEQLSEADEARKLWWLPIHLPRTVRIIVSTLPNKHGILQKLRHFIHDEGYYVELIQRDRKVCSQTLKQQLLGVKRKVTSGQQIYVNEALAKCTLPMFVNLIYREVVHWRSHKDVDDRSLCSTVHESIEQLFYSVENKLGQRFVFRALGYITMAKAGLTEVELEDILSLDNIVLGDVIVATYLKNPLRISYDLVARLKEELEGYLVERQVRNVTLMVWANRHLHLIAQKLYLSNEEDVHQMHSLLAEYFLGAWSGGRKKIFTYDNNHFTSLNISHHKNPHHQQSHEKTSSDKYSYDRQTPEQPWVFQCNLLEPDIFFVNHRKMTELVYHLTRSGRTDDLMFGVIMNFSWLYTMIKIGQFEKALTDIDLAYSYTQEKELKFLATTLRSIKVKVLKNPASLSAELQQRLLPVVTSLPKLRHLLLECDKDGPKYCSIVPLHSSMDVTYSPERLPLCSSYMQIVEILPTLAPNIVLVALEDGSVSTWDVESRQLLRQIDTARSVVLGIRLTTDEKYLVVATTKNTLLIYDNHKSCLLSEVEIKGSKHGGITGGVAFINGFTLSTHHALAWLEASKDVNVIDLLYGWPLYQFHCWYEVTCVQCSPDGMYAFCGQYLNTTSIFHLGNGDKLATMTSEFSGGFVKSILVLDTLNQMVMIDNEGSLSVWNTKEVTNPKLMEDYDCRGDDSEVVGIELSEDQRSILICKARSIEVLDTKVWKMVEKFKAKRSERFVAAVLSKNGQSIVASMENTSSIFVWRRDSGQCMASLIEISGAIVKLIKSVHHNLLLSVASSGVLSVWDIDIITAMSNIDKTGKKIQTLQLSGREDYVFTMDGSEAVHKWNFSTGFIETVFKHEGIVENCVLTSSGDLMVTSDDKSSQYIWQTNTGENIFRINGQRISQLLITHNDQFVVSLCEQNASRVWRLATGHKVCNILVTLQNALITTANTFLVGTSKNKLLAVSLWSGSVSKKFVCDDGITIVNFKLIPDCPDCVVFITSTETVFIWSVADESVCRRVQLPSNFLKNLEDFQISPNGKLGIVSKGDENINVLDLHSGKLRLVHAAGIIWRQKLSRDGRYLVYVCFRNCDEDDEAGVVSNLIVMRLADGKSIGTCSLYKTPTYLSLSQRALNIIIGFEDGSIGTYTVVDRVDAALKIKIATSNSRQIVNNASQKVRPKCGNHSFKTIADCVWRESTEVFSRDSPINVSDSGEGESTTPTKKTELLQ, encoded by the exons GTGGTGGACCTGTACTGGGGCGTAGATCCAGAGGAGTGGGACAGTCCAGAGCTGCAGCGACTCAGAATGAAGCTGCTGGAGGAATGTCTAAAGACCTCAGCGGGACCGTGTTTTGTT GGTCTGGTGGGAGAAAAGTACGGCAGCATCCGAGTGCCGGGGGAGGTGGAATCAGCAGAGTTTGAGATGATCTTGGATGCAGCTGTGGAGGCGGGGcttgacacacacattttggaaGAGTGGTACTGCAGGGATGAAAACTCTGTGCCACCCGCATACTACCTCAAACCCAAAGCCCAAATGCTTAAGAACTACCAGAACTCT ATGGAGTCAAGCAGCACAGCCAAGACCAAGAATGACAAGGCCTGGAGGAATGTGTCAGAGGAGATCAAGAGGATCTTCCGAACGGCGGTGCTGCAGCTTCAAGAGAAGGGGACCATGAAGACCGCTCAGGCCAAGAAATTTCTTTGTTCTG CCTTGGAGGATGAATTAGACTTTGCCCTTGGAAAACAAACTCCTGCCTTTCTCAGGAAATGTGTCTGCTACATTCGAAAGATCTCCAACTTTGACCGATTCGCCAAGCTTCCTGAGATGGCACGATACATGGACATCGTGGTCAGCGGCGATCGCGTCATGCGCAACCAGGAAGCTTATGAGCGCCTTCTTAAGGTACGAGATGAATTCATCCCAACAGTTGTTGCTGCATCCAACCTGCGCGTCTATTCTTCAGTCACTCACTGCGACATGAAGCTGGGCTATTCCCAAGAAGTGGAGAGCCACTATGTGGAGGGTCTGTGTAAACAGTTTTACGAGGACATGGTGGATATCATCCAAGCCACAGTCCAGCAGAACTTTGACACTGAGACTGACCCACTGTATGATGAGATCCTGCAGCACCTCTCCCTCTGTAAATCCTACGCAGCACTCTACGAGTACAAGACTGAGTCACTGGATTATGTGCAAGAGTATCTTATGCCGCCCAAGGGGAGCAGGATGAGCCCTCTAGTGGTGTACGGGGGCCCCTGCACTGGAAAgacactgctgctgtctgagGCTGCCAGACAG GCCTACACATGGCTGCAGAAAGAAATGGGCCCTGAAACTGACCCAGTGGTCATTGTTCGTTTCATTGGTTCCAGCCAGCTTTCCACAGACCTACGCACCCTCCTCCAGAGCATCTGTGAACAGATTGCAATAAACTACCGCTGCCTGATCCACTTTTTGCCTAACAAGATACAGGAGATGAGGGAGCTCCTGATTAACCTTCTAGGGGAATCTTCATTCCAGAGGCCCTTGGTCATCATCCTGGATGCCCTAGAGCAACTTTCAGAAGCTGACGAAGCTCGCAAGCTCTGGTGGCTCCCCATACACCTGCCTCGGACTGTCCGCATTATAGTCTCAACATTGCCTAATAAACATGGCATCCTGCAGAAGCTCCGACACTTTATCCATGATGAGGGATATTATGTGGAATTAATCCAGAGAGACCGCAAGGTCTGCAGCCAAACCTTAAAACAGCAGTTGCTGGGGGTGAAGAGAAAAGTCACCTCAGGCCAACAGATCTATGTCAATGAGGCACTTGCCAAGTGTACTTTACCTATGTTTGTCAACCTTATCTACAGAGAAGTGGTTCATTGGAGATCCCACAAAGATGTGGATGACAGATCCCTGTGCTCCACAGTGCATGAAAGCATAGAACAGCTGTTCTACTCAGTGGAGAACAAATTGGGCCAACGATTTGTCTTTAGAGCATTAGGGTACATCACCATGGCCAAGGCTGGGCTGACTGAGGTTGAGCTGGAAGATATTCTGTCCCTTGATAACATAGTTCTTGGTGATGTAATTGTGGCAACTTACCTTAAAAACCCTTTGAGGATCTCTTATGACTTAGTTGCGAGACTGAAAGAGGAGCTTGAGGGATATTTGGTGGAACGTCAAGTCCGTAATGTCACCCTGATGGTCTGGGCCAACAGACACCTGCATCTCATTGCCCAAAAGCTGTATCTTAGCAATGAGGAGGACGTGCATCAAATGCACAGCCTCCTAGCTGAGTACTTCCTAGGTGCCTGGTCAGGAGGCAGGAAGAAGATCTTTACTTATGATAACAACCATTTCACTTCCCTCAACATCTCTCATCACAAAAACCCACACCATCAACAGTCCCATGAAAAAACATCTTCTGACAAGTACTCCTATGACAGGCAGACTCCTGAGCAGCCTTGGGTGTTCCAGTGCAACCTTTTGGAGCctgacattttctttgtcaaCCACAGAAAGATGACAGAGCTGGTGTATCACCTTACCAGGAGTGGGCGTACTGATGACCTCATGTTTGGTGTCATCATGAACTTCAGTTGGCTGTACACAATGATCAAGATTGGCCAGTTTGAAAAGGCTTTGACAGACATTGACCTAGCTTACAGCTACACCCAAGAAAAGGAGCTGAAATTCCTGGCCACTACTCTGCGTAGCATCAAGGTAAAAGTGTTGAAGAACCCAGCATCACTGTCTGCAGAACTGCAGCAAAGGCTACTGCCAGTTGTCACCTCTCTCCCCAAGCTCAGACATCTCCTTCTGGAGTGTGACAAAGATGGCCCAAAGTACTGCTCCATTGTGCCTCTCCACTCCTCTATGGATGTCACTTACAGTCCAGAGAGGCTTCCTCTGTGCTCTAGCTACATGCAGATTGTGGAAATCCTGCCCACCTTAGCTCCAAACATAGTCCTTGTAGCCCTGGAAGATGGTTCTGTCAGTACCTGGGATGTAGAGAGCAGACAACTTCTAAGACAGATTGATACAGCCAGATCTGTAGTGCTGGGAATCAGGTTAACTACTGATGAAAAGTATCTGGTTGTAGCCACAACCAAAAACACGCTACTGATCTATGATAATCACAAGTCCTGCCTTTTATCTGAGGTTGAAATCAAGGGGTCCAAGCATGGTGGCATTACTGGTGGGGTGGCCTTCATCAATGGTTTTACTTTGTCCACCCATCATGCTTTGGCTTGGCTTGAAGCAAGTAAAGACGTCAACGTCATTGACCTACTGTACGGTTGGCCTCTCTACCAGTTTCATTGTTGGTATGAGGTGACTTGTGTCCAGTGCTCTCCAGATGGAATGTATGCCTTCTGTGGCCAATACCTCAACACTACATCTATCTTTCATCTGGGAAATGGGGACAAGTTGGCCACCATGACCTCAGAGTTTTCTGGGGGGTTCGTAAAGTCCATTCTAGTTCTGGACACCCTTAACCAAATGGTGATGATTGACAATGAAGGCAGTTTGTCGGTATGGAACACCAAAGAGGTCACCAACCCAAAGCTGATGGAGGACTATGATTGTAGAGGGGATGACAGTGAAGTGGTGGGCATTGAGTTATCTGAAGACCAACGCTCCATTCTCATTTGCAAGGCCAGAAGTATAGAAGTTTTGGACACAAAAGTATGGAAAATGGTGGAGAAGTTCAAAGCCAAACGTAGTGAACGCTTTGTGGCTGCTGTTCTCTCCAAGAATGGACAAAGTATTGTTGCCTCCATGGAGAACACCTCCTCCATCTTTGTTTGGAGGAGGGACAGTGGACAGTGCATGGCCAGCCTGATTGAGATCTCAGGGGCTATTGTCAAACTCATTAAATCAGTCCACCACAACCTGCTGCTTTCTGTCGCAAGCAGTGGAGTGCTCTCTGTTTGGGACATTGACATAATCACTGCTATGTCCAATATCGACAAAACAGGCAAGAAGATCCAGACCTTGCAGCTGTCCGGCAGAGAGGATTATGTGTTCACAATGGATGGTTCAGAAGCTGTCCACAAGTGGAACTTCAGCACTGGCTTTATTGAGACAGTCTTCAAGCATGAGGGCATAGTTGAGAACTGTGTCCTTACATCCTCAGGGGATCTAATGGTGACTTCAGATGACAAATCCAGTCAGTACATTTGGCAAACCAACACCGGAGAAAACATCTTCCGCATCAATGGACAGAGAATATCACAGCTGCTAATCACTCACAATGACCAGTTTGTGGTATCCCTCTGTGAACAAAATGCATCCAGAGTCTGGAGGCTTGCGACTGGCCACAAAGTGTGCAACATTTTAGTGACTCTCCAAAATGCACtgatcaccacagcaaacacttTCCTTGTGGGAACGTCCAAAAACAAGCTCCTCGCTGTCAGCCTGTGGTCGGGCAGCGTATCCAAGAAGTTTGTCTGTGATGATGGTATTACCATTGTAAACTTCAAGCTCATTCCTGACTGTCCTGACTGTGTAGTGTTCATCACATCCACAGAGACTGTTTTCATCTGGAGTGTGGCAGATGAGTCAGTTTGCAGGAGAGTCCAGCTGCCATCCAACTTTCTGAAAAATCTAGAGGATTTCCAGATCTCACCCAATGGGAAACTTGGAATTGTCTCCAAAGGTGATGAGAATATCAATGTCCTGGACCTTCACAGTGGAAAGCTGAGACTTGTCCATGCTGCTGGTATAATCTGGCGTCAGAAATTATCAAGAGATGGCCGTTATCTGGTATACGTCTGTTTCCGGAACTGTGATGAAGACGATGAGGCCGGTGTCGTGTCCAATCTGATCGTGATGCGCCTTGCTGATGGAAAGAGCATTGGCACATGCTCGCTATACAAGACTCCCACCTACTTGTCTCTCTCCCAGCGAGCCCTAAATATCATCATCGGCTTCGAGGACGGCAGCATTGGCACTTACACTGTAGTGGACCGTGTGGATGCTGCCCTCAAGATAAAGATAGCCACCTCCAACAGCCGACAGATTGTCAACAATGCCTCACAGAAGGTGCGACCCAAGTGTGGAAACCATTCCTTTAAAACCATTGCAGACTGCGTCTGGAGGGAGTCAACAGAGGTCTTCTCGAGGGACAGCCCCATCAACGTGTCAGACTCCGGTGAAGGTGAGTCAACCACGCCTACAAAAAAGACTGAATTGCTGCAGTGA
- the LOC113125747 gene encoding uncharacterized protein LOC113125747, giving the protein MGCQCCRMIKSYIYDPSVAVDVRKTDSAGNSLYQSHYLSEGPPGSGHNKEGFHNLGYSKSTESTLRLEVDNNHVNHRLHAVSSPVKVLHQQGSAPPAEGGLYIIQPEGLGTRWVIQEQNPSLVPVYPNIQDFQDQRSYIERGHHEMRNGWDSSITECGIGHESLSADEIDEGVGGTPEYPCDTGDEGSVLSVDIHTSTTSLSSADTRDELRHPYTLDVSTVESGISVTRSEDEEEARNNEEGEEEVQSITDSMVAEALAALEAATAGEDCE; this is encoded by the exons ATGGGGTGCCAATGCTGCAGGATGATTAAAAG CTACATCTACGACCCTTCTGTGGCAGTGGATGTAAGGAAGACTGACTCTGCAGGCAACTCGCTCTACCAGTCCCACTACCTCTCAGAGGGGCCCCCCGGCAGTGGCCACAACAAGGAGGGCTTCCACAATCTGGGATACAGCAAGTCCACTGAAAGCACTCTGAGACTAGAGGTGGACAATAACCATGTCAACCACAGGCTGCACGCGGTGTCTTCACCTGTGAAGGTGCTGCACCAGCAGGGGAGTGCACCCCCTGCAGAGGGGGGTCTGTACATCATCCAGCCAGAAGGTCTGGGAACAAGATGGGTGATTCAGGAGCAAAACCCCAGCCTGGTACCGGTGTACCCCAACATACAGGACTTTCAGGACCAGAGGAGCTACATCGAGCGGGGACACCATGAGATGAGGAATGGATGGGACAGCTCCATCACCGAGTGCGGGATTGGCCACGAAAGCCTGTCAGCAGACGAGATAGACGAGGGGGTTGGGGGGACGCCGGAGTACCCCTGTGACACGGGAGATGAGGGAAGCGTCCTGTCAGTGGACATCCACACCAGCACCACCAGCCTGTCCTCAGCCGACACCAGGGACGAGCTGAGACACCCATACACTCTGGACGTTTCCACAGTCGAGAGTGGGATCTCAGTGACCAGGAGCGAAGACGAGGAGGAAGCAAGGAATaatgaggagggggaggaggaggtgcagagCATCACAGACTCAATGGTGGCCGAGGCTCTGGCTGCTCTGGAGGCCGCCACAGCCGGGGAGGACTGTGAGTGA